Proteins encoded together in one Anaerobaca lacustris window:
- a CDS encoding tetratricopeptide repeat protein yields MRSGRSPLWLRLSVALASPILFLLALELVLWLAGYGQQGRFFLPWRVAKQTVHLTNARYCEHFVAKELSRAPEAEVLVEKDASTVRVFVLGGSAAYGDPDVAFGFCRQLEVLLNAHASRRSFEVINTAVTAMNSHVARRIARDCASHEPDVFIVYMGNNEVVGPYGPPTLPDRLYASRAFIDLCIAAKKDIRLGQCIDRTGQAIAARRGPAKKWMGMEAFLDSHIACDDPKLQSCYSHFRENLHDIIRTAQSCRARTILCTVPTNIRSCAPFGSRHADELTGDRLDEWDRCFREGRRREASGDFQGALDAYERAWAIDDGHADLAFCRATCFHALGRVAEAGPLFVRARDLDTLRFRADSAMEKVIRDVAATDASRGVSLCDLTAALEDHSQGRLLGDDVLLDHVHLNFQGNFLAALAAMRTIREALPQAGLTEPTRTPAELLTLCRDRLLFTNRQMYDLAMVMYRRKTLAPFAGQIAHEAELQRLREGLFALRSMVRGDAVAEEVFLRAVEQAPLDSYLNARYGQFLLDRGRIGEAIRRYEQVLQSRPYDMTVRLALARAYARGGMQDQAIAVLLSRETPYRYDRKEALLMLGTYYAQNGRIAEAATVYEELHKMEPRNVDVLINLAAAASHRKDYAAMKGHLDRVLAIDPASVQARINMGNYYAKQNQPAEAQKWFAEAVEADPQNYLTHIGLGIQSIRLEQLDKGIEHVTRAVVLKPDFVEGYQILAAAYVESGDTEQARRYAILRDLFASGSSPSPAVKR; encoded by the coding sequence GTGCGTTCGGGACGATCCCCCCTGTGGTTGCGTCTGTCTGTGGCGCTGGCCAGTCCGATCCTGTTCCTGCTGGCCCTCGAGTTGGTCCTGTGGCTGGCCGGCTACGGCCAACAGGGCCGTTTCTTTCTTCCGTGGCGCGTGGCCAAACAAACGGTCCATCTGACGAACGCGCGGTACTGCGAACATTTCGTGGCCAAAGAGCTATCCAGGGCTCCGGAGGCGGAGGTCCTGGTCGAGAAGGACGCGTCCACCGTTCGCGTTTTCGTGCTGGGCGGCTCGGCGGCGTACGGCGACCCCGATGTTGCGTTCGGGTTCTGCCGGCAGTTGGAGGTCCTGCTCAACGCCCACGCGAGCCGCCGGTCTTTCGAGGTCATCAACACGGCGGTGACGGCCATGAACTCACACGTGGCCCGGCGCATCGCACGGGACTGCGCCTCGCACGAGCCGGACGTCTTCATCGTGTACATGGGCAACAACGAGGTGGTCGGTCCCTACGGCCCGCCGACGCTGCCCGATAGGCTCTACGCGAGCCGGGCCTTCATCGACCTGTGCATCGCGGCCAAGAAGGATATCCGGCTCGGACAGTGCATCGACAGGACCGGCCAGGCGATAGCAGCACGGCGCGGGCCCGCGAAGAAGTGGATGGGCATGGAGGCGTTCCTGGACAGCCATATCGCGTGCGACGATCCCAAGCTTCAATCGTGCTATAGCCATTTCCGCGAGAATCTCCACGATATCATCCGCACCGCACAGTCCTGCCGCGCCAGGACGATCCTCTGCACGGTGCCGACCAACATCCGATCGTGTGCCCCGTTCGGCTCACGGCACGCAGACGAACTGACCGGCGATCGGCTCGACGAGTGGGACCGTTGCTTTCGGGAGGGCCGGCGACGTGAGGCGTCGGGCGATTTCCAGGGCGCGCTCGACGCCTACGAACGGGCTTGGGCGATCGACGACGGACACGCTGATCTGGCGTTCTGTCGGGCCACGTGCTTTCATGCCCTGGGCAGGGTGGCGGAGGCCGGACCGTTGTTCGTGCGGGCCCGCGATCTCGATACGCTGCGGTTTCGTGCCGACAGTGCGATGGAGAAGGTCATTCGAGACGTGGCGGCAACGGATGCGAGCCGTGGCGTGAGCCTCTGCGATCTGACGGCGGCGCTCGAAGACCACAGTCAGGGCCGCCTGCTCGGTGACGACGTGTTGCTGGACCACGTGCATCTGAATTTCCAGGGCAATTTCCTGGCGGCGCTGGCCGCTATGCGGACGATTCGTGAGGCGCTCCCGCAGGCCGGGCTGACCGAGCCGACGCGGACTCCAGCCGAGCTGTTGACCCTGTGCCGCGACCGCCTGCTCTTCACGAACCGCCAGATGTACGACCTGGCGATGGTCATGTATCGCCGGAAGACCCTCGCCCCGTTTGCCGGGCAGATCGCCCACGAGGCGGAACTGCAACGGCTGCGTGAGGGCCTGTTCGCCCTGCGAAGCATGGTCCGGGGCGATGCCGTTGCCGAAGAGGTCTTTCTCCGTGCCGTCGAGCAGGCCCCGTTGGACTCCTATCTGAACGCCCGCTACGGCCAGTTCCTGCTCGATCGCGGGCGGATCGGCGAGGCGATCCGCCGATATGAGCAGGTCCTTCAGAGCCGGCCTTACGACATGACCGTTCGTCTGGCCCTGGCGAGGGCCTATGCGCGGGGGGGTATGCAGGACCAAGCCATCGCCGTGCTCCTTTCCCGCGAGACCCCGTACCGGTACGACCGCAAAGAGGCCCTGCTCATGCTGGGGACGTATTACGCCCAGAACGGGCGCATCGCGGAGGCGGCGACGGTCTATGAGGAACTCCACAAGATGGAGCCCCGGAACGTGGATGTCCTGATCAATCTGGCGGCGGCCGCTTCACACCGGAAGGACTATGCGGCGATGAAGGGGCACCTGGACAGAGTCCTCGCGATCGATCCGGCGTCGGTGCAGGCCCGGATCAACATGGGCAACTACTATGCCAAGCAGAACCAGCCGGCCGAGGCGCAGAAGTGGTTCGCTGAGGCGGTCGAGGCCGATCCACAGAATTACCTGACCCACATCGGGCTGGGCATCCAGTCGATCCGTCTGGAGCAGCTCGACAAGGGCATCGAGCATGTGACCAGGGCGGTGGTGTTGAAGCCGGATTTTGTCGAGGGCTATCAGATCCTGGCCGCTGCGTACGTCGAATCGGGCGATACCGAGCAAGCGAGGAGATATGCGATCCTGCGCGACCTGTTCGCCTCGGGCTCCAGCCCGTCCCCGGCGGTGAAACGATGA
- a CDS encoding small basic protein encodes MSVDPSLKVRNALARHRNVLSRAERIKVLKEEERWAEGDALLGLPKVAHRKSGAGKKAKAAEAQEKAAAKA; translated from the coding sequence ATGTCAGTGGATCCTTCACTCAAAGTGAGAAACGCATTGGCCCGGCACCGCAACGTGCTGTCGCGGGCCGAACGCATCAAGGTGCTTAAGGAAGAAGAGCGATGGGCCGAAGGCGACGCGCTGCTTGGACTGCCCAAGGTGGCCCATCGCAAGAGCGGCGCCGGCAAGAAGGCCAAGGCCGCTGAGGCCCAGGAGAAGGCCGCGGCGAAGGCCTGA
- the rpmF gene encoding 50S ribosomal protein L32: protein MLPVKKTSKSRTRTRRAHHSLKPVNYSRCTKCGQAKLPHAACANCGYVNPNMTLKLGKEETA, encoded by the coding sequence ATGTTGCCAGTGAAAAAGACCAGCAAGAGCAGGACGCGCACCCGGCGGGCCCACCACAGTCTCAAGCCCGTGAACTATTCGCGGTGCACCAAATGCGGACAAGCCAAGCTTCCGCATGCGGCCTGTGCGAACTGCGGGTACGTGAACCCGAACATGACCTTGAAGCTCGGGAAAGAGGAAACCGCGTAA
- the plsX gene encoding phosphate acyltransferase PlsX, which yields MRIAIDAMGGDYAPDEIVAGAVEAINQLDKDDELLLVGPQELIQAKLDGLGFKKGPLTVVDAPDVIGMDESPVDSLRSKPKSSIAVMAKLAKHGQADAVISAGNTGACVAAFQMRMRTLPGVNRPGIAVVFPMSAGPVTICDVGANIACKPINLYQYGLMSSVYAKAILGIARPRVGLMSIGQEDAKGNEVVKRTRELLRSDPRMDFIGNIEGRDIFRGVCDVVVCEGFVGNVILKLTEGAVDGLFRAIKQELMQEKARLALKFKPIIMRVYQKHDYNEYGGAPLLGINGTALICHGSSKSRTIRNAVFAAKKCHTQRINDKITECLSEARVRTSDA from the coding sequence ATGCGAATCGCGATAGACGCCATGGGAGGTGACTACGCGCCCGACGAGATCGTCGCCGGCGCCGTAGAGGCGATCAATCAACTCGACAAGGACGACGAACTGCTTCTGGTGGGGCCGCAGGAGTTGATCCAGGCGAAGTTGGACGGACTGGGTTTCAAGAAAGGCCCGCTGACGGTGGTCGATGCGCCCGACGTGATCGGCATGGACGAGTCGCCGGTCGACAGTCTGCGCAGCAAGCCGAAGAGTTCGATTGCCGTCATGGCCAAACTGGCCAAACACGGACAGGCCGACGCCGTGATCTCGGCCGGGAACACCGGGGCCTGCGTGGCCGCGTTTCAGATGCGGATGCGGACCCTGCCCGGCGTGAACCGCCCCGGGATCGCCGTGGTCTTTCCCATGAGCGCCGGGCCGGTCACGATCTGTGACGTCGGCGCCAATATCGCCTGCAAACCGATCAATCTGTACCAGTACGGGCTGATGTCGAGCGTCTACGCCAAGGCCATCCTCGGGATTGCCAGGCCGCGCGTCGGCCTGATGAGCATCGGACAGGAGGATGCCAAGGGCAACGAGGTCGTCAAGCGAACGCGAGAGCTGCTTCGCTCCGATCCTCGGATGGACTTCATCGGGAACATCGAGGGACGGGACATCTTCCGAGGTGTCTGTGACGTCGTCGTTTGCGAGGGGTTCGTCGGCAACGTGATCCTGAAGCTGACCGAGGGGGCTGTCGACGGTCTGTTTCGCGCCATCAAGCAGGAGTTGATGCAGGAGAAGGCCCGTCTGGCCCTGAAATTCAAACCGATTATCATGCGGGTCTATCAGAAGCACGACTACAACGAGTACGGCGGCGCCCCCCTGCTGGGCATCAACGGCACGGCCCTGATCTGCCACGGATCGAGCAAGAGCCGGACGATTCGCAACGCCGTCTTCGCCGCGAAGAAATGCCACACCCAGCGCATCAACGACAAGATCACAGAATGCCTCTCGGAAGCTCGCGTAAGGACTTCGGATGCCTAA
- a CDS encoding beta-ketoacyl-ACP synthase III, producing the protein MPKDTENGPSTSRAVVTGCGSFAPLKLLTNDDLAKMVDTSDEWITTRTGIKVRHITTESETTAFLATEAGKRALEYAGVDAKELDLIIVATITPEMPFPSTACFVQEALGAKNAWVFDLAAACSGFVYALHIVQQFMENGRVNKALVIGAETLTKITNWQDRSSCILFGDGAGAVVLERRTDGSRGIMYSTLGADGEYWEALNCQAHGSRHPAPRPLEDPEKVFMQIKGREVYQQAVRRIVDSVTDCLNRCNLTLDDVKMVVSHQMNARIIESAAKRLGLPDEKVFVNISQYGNTSAASVPIAFDECVRTGRIQKGDVFIFVAFGAGVTWGANVIEF; encoded by the coding sequence ATGCCTAAGGATACAGAGAACGGTCCCTCCACGAGCCGTGCCGTTGTCACCGGGTGCGGCTCGTTTGCGCCCTTGAAGCTGCTGACCAATGACGATCTCGCGAAGATGGTCGATACCTCCGACGAGTGGATCACCACAAGGACCGGCATCAAGGTCCGGCACATCACCACAGAGAGTGAAACGACGGCGTTTCTGGCCACCGAAGCGGGCAAACGAGCGCTGGAATACGCCGGCGTCGACGCCAAAGAACTTGACCTGATCATCGTCGCGACGATCACGCCGGAAATGCCCTTCCCCTCCACCGCGTGCTTCGTTCAGGAAGCCCTGGGCGCCAAGAACGCATGGGTGTTCGACCTGGCGGCCGCGTGCAGCGGCTTCGTCTACGCCCTGCACATCGTCCAGCAGTTCATGGAGAACGGCCGCGTCAACAAGGCCCTGGTCATCGGGGCCGAAACCCTGACCAAGATCACCAACTGGCAGGACCGCTCCAGTTGCATCCTGTTCGGCGACGGCGCCGGGGCGGTCGTCCTCGAACGAAGGACCGACGGCAGCCGCGGCATCATGTACAGCACCCTCGGCGCCGACGGCGAATACTGGGAGGCGCTCAACTGCCAGGCCCACGGCTCGCGCCATCCTGCACCCAGGCCACTCGAAGACCCGGAAAAGGTCTTCATGCAGATCAAGGGACGTGAGGTCTATCAGCAGGCGGTCCGACGCATCGTCGACTCGGTGACCGACTGCCTGAATCGCTGCAATCTGACGCTCGACGACGTCAAGATGGTTGTCTCTCACCAGATGAATGCGCGGATCATCGAGTCGGCGGCCAAGCGGCTCGGGCTGCCCGACGAGAAGGTCTTCGTCAATATCTCCCAATACGGCAACACGTCGGCGGCCTCGGTGCCCATCGCCTTCGACGAATGCGTCCGCACGGGGCGAATCCAAAAGGGGGATGTTTTCATCTTCGTGGCCTTCGGCGCCGGCGTCACCTGGGGCGCCAACGTCATTGAGTTCTGA
- the fabD gene encoding ACP S-malonyltransferase, which translates to MTTAFLFPGQGAQVVGMGADVASAYPAGAGIFERANEVLGFDLRKVCFEGPAETLNTTTMSQPAIFTTSAALLEVLRTEPATSGIVPQITAGLSMGEYTALYAAGLVRFEDALRLVHKRGQAMQAAADATQGAMVSIMGLDEDKVGLLCREAGQGDLLEPVNFNCPGQIVVSGTIGACERAIELAPQHGALKAMRLEVAGAFHTAMMASAADALRQALSACQIGEPGRIKTPANVDAQYYPSAASIVDGLTRQLTSPILWARCMQRLLAEGVDQFYEIGPNRVLTGLMKRIDRKAKVVNLSTADSIKALIEGA; encoded by the coding sequence ATGACGACCGCTTTTCTGTTTCCCGGACAAGGTGCCCAGGTCGTTGGCATGGGCGCCGACGTCGCCTCGGCCTACCCTGCTGGGGCCGGCATCTTCGAGAGGGCCAACGAGGTTCTGGGCTTCGATCTTCGCAAGGTCTGCTTCGAAGGCCCCGCCGAGACACTGAACACAACGACCATGTCTCAGCCGGCGATCTTCACGACGTCGGCGGCCCTGCTGGAAGTGCTCCGGACCGAGCCGGCCACCTCCGGGATCGTACCGCAGATCACGGCGGGCCTGAGCATGGGCGAGTATACCGCCCTGTACGCCGCGGGGCTCGTCCGTTTCGAGGACGCTCTGCGCCTCGTTCACAAGCGAGGCCAGGCCATGCAGGCGGCGGCGGACGCCACGCAAGGGGCCATGGTGAGTATCATGGGGCTCGATGAAGACAAGGTCGGCCTGCTGTGCCGGGAGGCCGGTCAGGGCGATCTGCTCGAGCCGGTGAACTTCAACTGTCCCGGCCAGATCGTCGTCAGCGGCACGATCGGCGCGTGCGAACGTGCCATCGAACTGGCGCCGCAGCACGGCGCCCTCAAGGCAATGCGTCTGGAGGTAGCCGGGGCATTTCACACCGCGATGATGGCGAGCGCCGCGGATGCGTTGCGGCAGGCTCTGTCGGCGTGTCAGATCGGCGAGCCCGGCCGGATCAAGACGCCGGCGAACGTCGACGCGCAGTACTATCCGAGCGCCGCGTCCATCGTCGATGGCCTGACCAGGCAATTGACCAGCCCGATCCTCTGGGCCAGGTGCATGCAGCGACTGCTGGCCGAGGGTGTCGATCAGTTCTACGAGATCGGGCCCAACCGCGTCTTGACCGGCCTGATGAAACGAATCGACCGAAAGGCCAAGGTCGTCAATCTCAGCACGGCCGATTCGATCAAGGCACTGATTGAGGGCGCATAG
- the fabG gene encoding 3-oxoacyl-[acyl-carrier-protein] reductase, with protein MAEKRLAVVTGAARGIGRAIVFELLQQGRLVAGLDVIEDQLADLQKAVKEAGFEVITRCVDITDTPKFTEVLEALASEHGGIGILVNNAGITRDNLLIRMTDEEFDKVLDVNLRAAFVATRAAAKSMLRNKFGRIVNISSVSGVIGNAGQANYSTSKAGLIGLAKTTARELAKKNVTANCVAPGFIDTEMARKLPEPVLEAAKQLIPMRRLGSMADIAKAVAFLTSDDAGYITGQVLCVDGGMAM; from the coding sequence ATGGCTGAAAAACGGCTTGCCGTGGTCACGGGGGCGGCGCGAGGAATCGGCCGCGCTATCGTATTCGAACTGCTCCAACAAGGACGCCTCGTGGCAGGCCTCGACGTGATCGAAGACCAACTCGCCGACCTTCAGAAGGCCGTCAAAGAGGCCGGCTTTGAGGTCATCACCCGCTGCGTGGACATCACCGACACGCCCAAGTTCACCGAGGTGCTCGAAGCCCTCGCTTCCGAGCACGGTGGCATCGGGATCCTGGTCAACAACGCCGGAATTACGCGCGACAACCTGCTGATCCGAATGACCGACGAGGAGTTCGACAAGGTGCTCGACGTCAACCTGCGTGCGGCGTTCGTCGCGACCCGAGCAGCGGCCAAGTCGATGCTGCGCAACAAGTTCGGGCGAATCGTCAACATCAGTTCGGTCTCCGGGGTCATCGGCAACGCCGGCCAGGCCAACTACTCCACGAGCAAGGCCGGCCTGATCGGTCTGGCCAAGACCACCGCCCGCGAGCTGGCCAAGAAGAACGTCACCGCCAACTGCGTCGCGCCCGGATTTATCGACACGGAGATGGCCCGCAAGCTGCCCGAGCCCGTGCTGGAAGCCGCCAAGCAGTTGATTCCCATGCGCCGGCTCGGCTCCATGGCCGACATCGCCAAGGCCGTGGCCTTCCTGACCAGTGACGACGCCGGGTACATCACCGGCCAGGTCCTCTGCGTCGACGGCGGCATGGCCATGTAA
- the acpP gene encoding acyl carrier protein has translation MQAIENKVIDIISEQMGVDKSEITKETSFINDLNADSLDTVELVMEFEDEFDMSIPDEEAEKIQTVGAAIDYIVSIAQTKKKEST, from the coding sequence GTGCAGGCGATCGAGAATAAGGTGATCGACATCATCAGCGAACAGATGGGCGTCGACAAATCAGAGATAACCAAAGAGACGTCCTTCATCAACGATCTGAACGCCGACTCGCTCGATACGGTGGAACTGGTCATGGAATTCGAAGACGAATTCGACATGAGCATTCCCGACGAAGAGGCGGAGAAGATTCAGACCGTCGGCGCCGCCATCGATTACATCGTCAGCATCGCACAAACCAAGAAAAAGGAAAGCACCTAA
- the fabF gene encoding beta-ketoacyl-ACP synthase II: MNRRRVVITGLGCVTALSESVDELFTALCEGKSGVSKIESFDTSLYPVHFGGEIKRFDVTEYIDKRESKRMDRFTQFAIAGAISAVKDSGLDFSKEDPYRVGVIVGTGIGGIKEIEEQHVRLLEKGPNKVSPFCVPRLMSNAASGNIAIQFGARGPCFAVSSACASGNHTIGEAFWNIASNRSDVVITGGSEAALTPIGLGSFCAARSLSLRNDNPPAASRPFDRDRDGFVLTEGAAILVMEEYEHARKRGATIYAELLGYAATDDGYHITAPLPDGEGAAMAMKLALADAQINPQDVSYINAHGTSTELNDIAESTAIRTVFGEYAYKVPISSTKSCLGHMLGATAAVELIAAIKAINHSVIPPTINLDNPDERCDPKMDYVPWTAREAKVNIAISNSFGFGGHNACLVVGKI, encoded by the coding sequence ATGAACCGACGCCGAGTTGTCATAACGGGCCTGGGGTGTGTTACTGCGCTGTCGGAGTCCGTCGATGAGTTGTTCACTGCGCTGTGCGAAGGCAAGAGTGGTGTCTCCAAGATCGAGTCCTTCGACACGAGCCTGTATCCCGTCCATTTTGGCGGTGAGATCAAGCGTTTTGACGTAACGGAGTATATCGACAAGCGCGAATCGAAGCGCATGGATCGATTCACTCAGTTCGCCATCGCCGGGGCCATCAGCGCGGTCAAGGACAGCGGCCTGGATTTCTCCAAGGAAGACCCCTATCGCGTCGGCGTGATCGTCGGAACCGGGATCGGCGGAATCAAGGAGATCGAGGAACAGCACGTCCGCCTGCTCGAGAAAGGCCCGAATAAGGTCTCTCCTTTCTGCGTACCGCGGCTGATGTCCAATGCGGCCAGTGGCAACATCGCGATCCAGTTCGGCGCCCGCGGTCCCTGCTTCGCAGTGTCGAGCGCGTGCGCGTCGGGCAACCACACGATCGGAGAAGCCTTCTGGAACATCGCCAGCAATCGCAGCGACGTCGTCATCACGGGCGGTTCCGAGGCCGCCTTGACCCCGATCGGCCTGGGCTCGTTCTGCGCGGCCCGCTCCTTGAGCCTGCGAAACGACAACCCCCCGGCCGCCTCGCGTCCGTTCGATCGAGATCGCGACGGCTTCGTCCTGACCGAAGGCGCTGCCATTCTGGTCATGGAGGAGTACGAGCATGCCCGCAAGCGCGGCGCGACGATCTACGCCGAGCTGCTGGGGTACGCCGCAACAGACGACGGCTATCACATCACCGCACCCTTGCCCGATGGAGAGGGGGCGGCAATGGCGATGAAACTGGCGCTGGCCGACGCGCAGATCAATCCGCAGGATGTCAGCTACATCAACGCGCACGGGACCAGCACGGAATTGAACGACATCGCCGAGAGCACGGCGATCCGGACCGTGTTCGGCGAGTACGCCTACAAGGTCCCCATCAGCTCGACCAAGAGCTGCCTGGGACACATGCTGGGCGCAACCGCGGCGGTCGAACTGATCGCCGCCATCAAGGCGATCAACCATTCCGTCATTCCGCCGACGATCAATCTCGACAATCCGGATGAGCGGTGCGACCCGAAGATGGACTATGTCCCGTGGACGGCCCGCGAAGCGAAGGTCAACATCGCGATCAGCAATTCGTTCGGGTTCGGCGGTCACAATGCCTGTCTGGTGGTCGGGAAGATCTGA
- a CDS encoding calcium/sodium antiporter, giving the protein MAWAILLLTAGLLLLWKGADLLVTGAVGIAERLGVSQLVVGLTVVAMGTSAPEAAASIASVLDGRGNIAIGNVYGSNIANLALVGGLVAMINPLRVQARTLRREIPTMLAVALLLWPVLRNLALSRPEGLLLLCVFAALVAYTVRTARAGILPVAVPDVPAVGTQTGAGRHVAFIGIGLVGLSLGARLAVGGAVTIGTRIGLSDAVIGSTIMAVGTSLPELVTCVLAALKGHHDISVGNLVGSNIFNTLLVSGVAAIVRPFAVGQRFAGGVDFWIMIGVSIAFAVAAIVGRRVIGRLCGAILLAVYGGYLVYLLAYTQPA; this is encoded by the coding sequence ATGGCTTGGGCGATACTGCTGCTGACGGCCGGATTGCTCCTGTTGTGGAAAGGCGCCGACCTGCTCGTCACCGGAGCGGTCGGAATCGCCGAGCGTCTTGGCGTCAGTCAGCTTGTCGTCGGGCTGACCGTCGTGGCGATGGGCACCTCGGCGCCCGAGGCCGCCGCGAGCATCGCTTCTGTCCTCGACGGCCGGGGCAACATCGCCATCGGCAACGTCTACGGCTCCAACATCGCCAATCTGGCCCTTGTCGGGGGACTCGTGGCGATGATCAATCCCCTGCGGGTCCAGGCACGGACACTCCGCCGCGAGATCCCCACCATGCTGGCCGTCGCCCTGCTGCTCTGGCCGGTCCTGCGAAATCTGGCTCTTTCCAGACCGGAGGGCCTCCTGCTGCTGTGTGTCTTCGCCGCCCTGGTGGCCTACACCGTACGCACCGCAAGGGCCGGCATACTGCCCGTCGCCGTCCCGGATGTCCCTGCCGTCGGCACGCAGACGGGCGCCGGCAGACATGTCGCCTTCATCGGCATCGGGCTCGTCGGCCTGTCGCTCGGCGCACGACTGGCGGTCGGCGGCGCGGTGACGATCGGCACCCGAATCGGTCTCAGTGACGCGGTGATCGGCTCGACGATCATGGCCGTCGGTACGTCGCTTCCGGAACTGGTGACGTGCGTGCTGGCCGCGCTCAAAGGCCACCACGACATCTCGGTGGGCAATCTGGTGGGCTCGAACATCTTCAACACCCTGCTGGTCAGCGGGGTGGCTGCGATCGTGCGGCCCTTCGCCGTCGGCCAACGGTTCGCCGGAGGGGTCGATTTCTGGATCATGATCGGCGTCAGCATCGCCTTCGCCGTCGCCGCCATCGTGGGCAGGCGGGTCATCGGCCGCCTCTGCGGGGCGATCCTGCTGGCGGTTTATGGAGGGTATCTGGTCTATCTGCTCGCCTACACGCAGCCCGCGTAG
- a CDS encoding ASKHA domain-containing protein — translation MKHFRVVFEPDGKEISIHEGATLVEAAGQVGIVLNTSCGGRGTCGKCAVRLGPSGREVFACQHTVQSDLTVTVPGQSRFYAHKILEHGIAPASGLSRTIVEKYRALAGPTAICGVAVDIGTTTVVAKLIDLADGRSVATRAMLNPQTQFGDDVVSRISYAESETGLARLRAAIVDGINELIQGLCETVRIEADAIYEVSIVGNTTMNHIFLGFPVSQLGQAPYRAHSVEAHDISPASVGLRMNPAGNVHAAENIAGFLGSDTTAVALAVDMDSAVQMTLVVDIGTNGELVLGTGERLYAASCAAGPALEGARIRYGGRAAEGAIEAVIIDNDDIAIDVIGGAAPRSICGSGLIDAVAVLLELGVVDASGRFADVMRVRSRCSASVASRLIEFEGQPAFRLSDEGQAGEATVILTQKDIREFQLAKGAIQAGTKLLLARMGIDVGGLEQVLLAGAFGNYVRPASAVRVGLLPDVPLERIHFVGNAAATGAQMLLLSDECRATAGALTRKIQYVEIAHEKAFGEVFAESMLLSP, via the coding sequence ATGAAGCACTTCCGCGTAGTCTTCGAGCCGGACGGCAAAGAGATATCCATCCACGAGGGGGCGACCCTTGTGGAGGCTGCAGGGCAGGTCGGGATTGTCTTGAACACCTCCTGTGGAGGCAGGGGCACATGCGGTAAATGCGCCGTCCGTCTGGGCCCGTCCGGCCGCGAGGTTTTCGCCTGCCAGCACACGGTACAGAGCGACCTGACCGTGACCGTGCCGGGCCAATCGCGCTTCTACGCACACAAGATCCTCGAACACGGTATCGCCCCCGCATCGGGGCTCAGCCGAACGATTGTCGAGAAATACCGGGCATTGGCGGGCCCGACGGCCATTTGCGGCGTGGCCGTCGATATCGGCACCACCACCGTCGTGGCCAAGCTTATCGATCTGGCCGACGGGCGGTCGGTGGCCACGCGGGCGATGCTCAACCCTCAGACGCAATTCGGCGACGACGTCGTCAGCCGGATCAGCTACGCCGAATCGGAGACCGGCCTGGCAAGGTTGCGTGCGGCCATTGTCGATGGGATCAACGAATTGATTCAGGGGTTGTGTGAGACCGTCCGAATCGAGGCCGATGCCATCTATGAGGTCTCTATCGTCGGCAACACCACCATGAACCATATCTTCCTGGGGTTTCCGGTCAGCCAGTTGGGCCAGGCCCCGTACCGTGCCCATTCTGTAGAGGCTCACGACATATCGCCCGCCAGCGTGGGGCTGCGGATGAACCCGGCCGGAAACGTCCATGCGGCCGAGAATATCGCCGGTTTTCTCGGCTCGGACACGACCGCGGTGGCGCTCGCGGTCGATATGGATTCCGCTGTGCAGATGACCCTCGTCGTGGATATCGGAACCAACGGCGAGTTGGTCCTCGGCACGGGCGAACGACTCTACGCGGCCAGTTGTGCGGCCGGCCCGGCCCTGGAAGGGGCAAGGATTCGATACGGCGGCAGGGCGGCCGAGGGGGCGATCGAGGCCGTTATCATTGACAATGACGACATTGCGATTGATGTCATTGGCGGGGCCGCACCGCGATCGATTTGTGGCAGTGGGCTGATCGACGCGGTGGCGGTGCTCCTTGAGTTGGGTGTTGTGGATGCGAGTGGACGTTTTGCCGATGTCATGCGGGTTCGGTCGCGATGCTCGGCTTCCGTGGCGTCGAGGCTCATCGAATTTGAAGGCCAGCCGGCCTTCCGTCTCTCGGACGAGGGCCAGGCGGGAGAAGCGACTGTCATCCTCACGCAGAAGGATATCCGGGAATTCCAGCTCGCCAAGGGGGCGATTCAGGCCGGCACGAAGCTTCTGCTGGCCAGGATGGGCATCGATGTCGGGGGCCTGGAACAAGTGCTCCTGGCAGGCGCCTTCGGCAACTACGTCCGACCGGCCAGTGCGGTCCGCGTGGGGCTGCTGCCGGATGTGCCGCTGGAACGCATCCACTTCGTGGGCAACGCTGCGGCCACGGGGGCCCAGATGCTCCTGCTCAGCGACGAGTGCAGAGCGACAGCGGGGGCCCTGACGCGCAAGATTCAATACGTGGAGATTGCCCACGAGAAGGCATTTGGCGAGGTCTTTGCCGAATCGATGCTGCTGAGCCCTTAG